One part of the Alligator mississippiensis isolate rAllMis1 chromosome 3, rAllMis1, whole genome shotgun sequence genome encodes these proteins:
- the LOC102569016 gene encoding myosin regulatory light chain 2, smooth muscle minor isoform, with amino-acid sequence MSSKRAKTKTTKKRPQRATSNVFAMFDQSQIQEFKEAFNMIDQNRDGFIDKEDLHDMLASLGKNPTDEYLDAMMNEAPGPINFTMFLTMFGEKLNGTDPEDVIRNAFACFDEEATGFIQEDYLRELLTTMGDRFTDEEVDELYREAPIDKKGNFNYIEFTRILKHGAKDKDD; translated from the exons ATGTCTAGCAAAAGGGCAAAGACGAAGACCACCAAAAAGCGCCCTCAGCGTGCAACCTCCAATGTATTTGCAATGTTTGATCAGTCACAGATTCAGGAATTCAAAGAGGCATTTAACATGATTGATCAGAACAGAGATGGCTTCATTGACAAGGAAGATTTGCATGACATGCTTGCTTCTCTTG GGAAGAATCCAACTGATGAATACCTAGATGCCATGATGAACGAGGCTCCAGGCCCCATAAATTTCACTATGTTCCTTACGATGTTTGGAGAAAAGTTAAATGGCACAGATCCAGAAGATGTCATCAGAAATGCTTTTGCTTGTTTTGATGAAGAAGCGACAG GGTTTATTCAAGAAGATTATCTGAGAGAGTTGCTGACAACAATGGGAGACAGGTTTACAGATGAAGAAGTTGATGAGCTGTACAGAGAAGCACCAATTGATAAAAAGGGCAATTTCAATTACATTGAATTCACACGCATCCTTAAACATGGAGCAAAAGACAAAGATGATTGA